From one Anaeromyxobacter diazotrophicus genomic stretch:
- a CDS encoding Rne/Rng family ribonuclease, with protein MAGSSILVINAAGAETRVALVESGTIHEFYLERKREKGIVGNIYKGRVVRVLPGMQAAFVDIGLEKAAFLYVGDVYGDPDFSEEFELTEGEHANALHEVPSEQEAEEQEARARAALPAPAAAGEGQPAEAPPPAAEPAAAAEAGAAQPAEGEPAAAPLAPIALTNAVGMEPVPAPPPLLVPELPPAPEAAAAPEAPAQAELELAATPATPAEAGSPIAEAPAAAGEVTAPAAAPASGQREARPAEAAREARDGRDGRDGRDGRERGRRDGRGRGDRGERGDRGERDRGNARHNGHGREERREKGTKNIQDLLKEGQEVIVQVAKDPIGTKGARITSHISLPGRHLVFMPTVDHIGISRRIEKEGERRRLREIVDRMRPEGTGFIVRTVAENVEAPKLEADIRFLIQVWNEIIRTKDKVGAPALLHPDLDLILRATRDLFTADVHKLVIDDRDEYDRILRFVKEQAPHLESQIELYQGEEPIFDAYGIEQELKRASQRKVWLKSGGYLIIDQAEALTAVDVNSGRYVGKKNLEETITKINSEAAKEIVYQLRLRNIGGIIIIDFIDMDKPQNRDKVFKALQDALGRDKAKTNVLKISELGLVEMTRKRVRESVTRMMNEPCSYCDGKGHLRSKMTVAYEIFREIRRDAPSFPEPVLVVNCHPEVARILQGEDRDELRYLMDRYNKTIQVKPQSGYHQEQFDIYGRQDRGEKEREREDRGRRGGRGQGRGAAQAQAQPQAEASEAAAGGAGAAGDPAPAEAPGGGKGR; from the coding sequence ATGGCCGGTTCGAGCATCCTCGTCATCAACGCCGCAGGCGCTGAGACGCGCGTCGCCCTCGTCGAGAGCGGCACCATCCACGAGTTCTACCTCGAGCGTAAGCGCGAGAAGGGCATCGTCGGCAACATCTACAAGGGCCGCGTGGTCCGGGTGCTCCCGGGCATGCAGGCGGCCTTCGTGGACATCGGCCTCGAGAAGGCCGCCTTCCTGTACGTCGGCGACGTCTACGGCGACCCCGACTTCTCGGAGGAGTTCGAGCTCACCGAGGGTGAGCACGCGAACGCGCTGCACGAGGTCCCGAGCGAGCAGGAGGCCGAGGAGCAGGAGGCGCGCGCCCGCGCGGCCCTGCCCGCGCCGGCCGCCGCCGGCGAGGGCCAGCCCGCGGAGGCGCCGCCTCCCGCGGCGGAGCCGGCCGCCGCCGCCGAGGCGGGCGCCGCCCAGCCCGCGGAGGGCGAGCCCGCGGCCGCCCCGCTCGCGCCCATCGCGCTCACGAACGCGGTCGGCATGGAGCCCGTCCCGGCCCCGCCGCCGCTGCTCGTCCCGGAGCTGCCGCCCGCGCCCGAGGCCGCCGCGGCGCCGGAGGCGCCGGCGCAGGCCGAGCTGGAGCTCGCCGCGACGCCCGCGACGCCCGCCGAGGCGGGGTCGCCCATCGCCGAGGCTCCGGCGGCGGCCGGTGAGGTGACCGCGCCGGCGGCGGCGCCCGCGAGCGGCCAGCGCGAGGCGCGCCCGGCCGAGGCGGCGCGCGAGGCGCGCGACGGGCGCGACGGGCGCGACGGCCGGGACGGCCGCGAGCGCGGCCGTCGCGACGGGCGCGGCCGCGGGGACCGCGGCGAGCGGGGGGATCGCGGGGAGCGCGACCGCGGCAACGCCCGCCACAACGGGCACGGGCGCGAGGAGCGCCGCGAGAAGGGGACGAAGAACATCCAGGACCTCCTCAAGGAGGGCCAGGAGGTCATCGTCCAGGTCGCGAAGGATCCGATCGGGACGAAGGGCGCCCGCATCACCAGCCACATCTCGCTGCCGGGGCGGCACCTCGTCTTCATGCCGACCGTCGATCACATCGGCATCAGCCGCCGCATCGAGAAGGAGGGCGAGCGCCGCCGGCTGCGCGAGATCGTCGACCGCATGCGCCCGGAGGGCACCGGCTTCATCGTCCGCACCGTGGCGGAGAACGTCGAGGCGCCGAAGCTGGAGGCGGACATCCGCTTCCTCATCCAGGTGTGGAACGAGATCATCCGCACCAAGGACAAGGTGGGCGCGCCGGCGCTGCTCCACCCCGACCTCGACCTCATCCTGCGCGCCACCCGCGACCTCTTCACCGCCGACGTCCACAAGCTCGTCATCGACGACCGGGACGAGTACGACCGCATCCTCCGCTTCGTGAAGGAGCAGGCGCCCCACCTCGAGTCGCAGATCGAGCTCTACCAGGGCGAGGAGCCGATCTTCGACGCGTACGGGATCGAGCAGGAGCTCAAGCGCGCCAGCCAGCGCAAGGTGTGGCTGAAGAGCGGCGGCTACCTCATCATCGACCAGGCCGAGGCGCTCACCGCCGTCGACGTCAACTCGGGCCGCTACGTCGGCAAGAAGAACCTCGAGGAGACGATCACCAAGATCAACTCCGAGGCGGCCAAGGAGATCGTCTACCAGCTCCGGCTGCGCAACATCGGCGGCATCATCATCATCGACTTCATCGACATGGACAAACCCCAGAACCGCGACAAGGTCTTCAAGGCCTTGCAGGACGCGCTGGGGCGGGACAAGGCGAAGACGAACGTCCTCAAGATCAGCGAGCTGGGGCTCGTCGAGATGACGCGCAAGCGCGTGCGCGAGTCGGTCACGCGCATGATGAACGAGCCCTGCAGCTACTGCGACGGGAAGGGGCACCTCCGCTCCAAGATGACGGTCGCCTACGAGATCTTCCGCGAGATCCGCCGCGACGCGCCCAGCTTCCCGGAGCCGGTGCTGGTCGTGAACTGCCACCCCGAGGTCGCCCGCATCCTGCAGGGCGAGGACCGCGACGAGCTGCGGTACCTCATGGACCGGTACAACAAGACCATCCAGGTGAAGCCGCAGTCCGGCTACCACCAGGAGCAGTTCGACATCTACGGCCGGCAGGACCGGGGCGAGAAGGAGCGCGAGCGCGAGGACCGCGGTCGCCGCGGCGGACGCGGTCAGGGCCGGGGTGCGGCCCAGGCGCAGGCCCAGCCCCAGGCCGAGGCGAGCGAGGCGGCAGCGGGCGGTGCCGGCGCGGCCGGTGACCCGGCGCCGGCCGAGGCGCCCGGGGGCGGCAAGGGCCGGTGA
- a CDS encoding TIGR03960 family B12-binding radical SAM protein: MDRDPSALDELILAAQKPSRYVGCELGAVVKDLGAADLKFALAFPDTYEVGMSNLGFRLLYHALNDRPNVACERVFLPWPDMEALLRERRQPLFTLESRARVADFDVLGITLQFELCYTSALALLDLAGIPLLARERTERHPLVLGGGPCAMNPEPAADFFDAFAVGEGEAVVHEIADAVLAWKRSGAPRAELLRALARVPGVYVPSLFAPRFDPATRALAALEPLLPGYERVERRVMPDLDALSTTAYERPLVPFMATVHDRLPIELQRGCTRGCRFCQVGMITRPTRQRSPKQVLRLAETGLAASGYEEVGLLSLSSGDYGCLNPLLDDFLERWEGERIAMSLPSLRTETMSDELAKKIGRIRKTGFTLAPEAATERMRAVINKGNREEDLLRAVESIFQNGWSLLKLYFMIGLPEETDEDVAAIAGLARRCLQVARRTLPKGQGSATIHLGASTFVPKPFTPFQWEPMIAEAETRRRQQLITAELGGRNGAIQFKPHDARQAAIEGALALGDRRVGTAILAAYRAGQRLDGWSEWFDEGRWLEAFRELERVHGVGLAFFAHRRRPLDEVLPWDRIDCGVSKPYLQKQLAAARNQAEVVDCVLAPCTVCGACDYEVVKNRVHEAKDYVPEPPRPPRPPESPVRTHLRVRYSKTGRLVALSHLETMHAILRALRRAGLPMAYSQGFHPKPKVSFGPALPVGVESRCEYLDLELVGAADADAIAARLAPALPPGLTVEEARPLDPRATSISASLRAVHFIADFPADWTEERLGAAIARFEESAQATVRRTSPGKGKDRKRGEKIAQGKAREIDLKDIVTHLALEGERRVAFSLKADPSGSAKPAEVLAAVFGDGAPPRGVKVLKEGVSFERTTSARPQAGIPRAPRYLDA, encoded by the coding sequence ATGGACCGCGACCCCTCCGCCCTCGACGAGCTGATCCTCGCCGCCCAGAAGCCCTCGCGGTACGTGGGGTGCGAGCTCGGCGCCGTGGTGAAGGACCTCGGCGCCGCCGACCTCAAGTTCGCGCTCGCCTTCCCCGACACCTACGAGGTCGGGATGTCGAACCTGGGCTTCCGCCTCCTCTACCACGCGCTCAACGACCGGCCGAACGTCGCCTGCGAGCGCGTCTTCCTGCCCTGGCCGGACATGGAGGCGCTGCTGCGGGAGCGCCGCCAGCCGCTCTTCACGCTCGAGTCGCGGGCGCGCGTGGCCGACTTCGACGTGCTCGGCATCACGCTCCAGTTCGAGCTCTGCTACACGAGCGCGCTGGCGCTGCTCGACCTCGCGGGCATCCCGCTCCTCGCGCGCGAGCGGACCGAGCGGCACCCGCTGGTCCTGGGCGGCGGCCCGTGCGCCATGAACCCCGAGCCGGCGGCGGACTTCTTCGACGCCTTCGCGGTGGGTGAAGGCGAGGCGGTGGTCCACGAGATCGCGGACGCGGTGCTGGCGTGGAAGCGCTCCGGCGCGCCGCGGGCCGAGCTCCTGCGCGCGCTGGCGCGCGTCCCGGGGGTCTACGTCCCCTCGCTCTTCGCGCCCCGCTTCGACCCGGCCACCCGCGCGCTGGCCGCCCTGGAGCCGCTCCTCCCCGGCTACGAGCGGGTGGAGCGCCGCGTGATGCCCGACCTGGACGCGCTCTCCACCACCGCCTACGAGCGGCCCCTGGTGCCGTTCATGGCGACGGTGCACGACCGGCTCCCCATCGAGCTGCAGCGCGGCTGCACCCGGGGCTGCCGCTTCTGCCAGGTGGGGATGATCACGCGCCCGACGCGCCAGCGCAGCCCGAAGCAGGTGCTGCGCCTCGCCGAGACCGGCCTCGCCGCCTCCGGCTACGAGGAGGTCGGGCTGCTCTCGCTCAGCTCGGGCGACTACGGCTGCCTGAACCCGCTCCTCGACGACTTCCTGGAGCGGTGGGAGGGCGAGCGCATCGCCATGTCGCTGCCGTCGCTCCGCACCGAGACGATGAGCGACGAGCTGGCGAAGAAGATCGGGCGCATCCGGAAGACCGGGTTCACGCTCGCGCCGGAGGCGGCCACCGAGCGGATGCGGGCCGTCATCAACAAGGGGAACCGCGAGGAGGACCTGCTCCGGGCGGTCGAGTCGATCTTCCAGAACGGCTGGTCGCTCCTCAAGCTCTACTTCATGATCGGCCTCCCCGAGGAGACCGACGAGGACGTCGCCGCCATCGCCGGGCTCGCCCGGCGCTGCCTGCAGGTGGCGCGGCGGACGCTGCCGAAGGGGCAGGGCTCGGCCACCATCCACCTCGGGGCCAGCACCTTCGTCCCGAAGCCGTTCACGCCCTTCCAGTGGGAGCCGATGATCGCGGAGGCCGAGACGCGGCGGCGGCAGCAGCTCATCACCGCCGAGCTGGGCGGCCGCAACGGCGCCATCCAGTTCAAGCCCCACGACGCGCGCCAGGCGGCCATCGAGGGGGCGCTGGCGCTCGGCGACCGCCGGGTGGGGACCGCCATCCTGGCCGCCTACCGCGCCGGGCAGCGGCTCGACGGCTGGTCCGAGTGGTTCGACGAGGGGCGCTGGCTCGAGGCCTTCCGCGAGCTGGAGCGGGTCCACGGCGTCGGGCTCGCCTTCTTCGCGCACCGCCGGCGTCCGCTCGACGAGGTGCTGCCGTGGGACCGCATCGACTGCGGCGTCTCGAAGCCCTACCTCCAGAAGCAGCTCGCCGCGGCGCGCAACCAGGCCGAGGTGGTGGACTGCGTCCTCGCCCCCTGCACCGTCTGCGGCGCGTGCGACTACGAGGTGGTGAAGAACCGGGTCCACGAGGCGAAGGACTACGTCCCGGAGCCGCCGCGGCCGCCGCGCCCGCCCGAGTCGCCGGTCCGCACTCACCTGCGCGTCCGGTACTCCAAGACCGGCCGGCTGGTGGCGCTCTCCCACCTCGAGACGATGCACGCCATCCTGCGCGCGCTCCGGCGCGCCGGGCTGCCCATGGCCTACTCCCAGGGCTTCCACCCGAAGCCCAAGGTGTCCTTCGGGCCGGCCCTGCCGGTGGGCGTCGAGAGCCGCTGCGAGTACCTCGACCTCGAGCTGGTCGGCGCCGCGGACGCGGACGCCATCGCGGCGCGGCTCGCCCCGGCGCTGCCGCCCGGCCTGACCGTCGAGGAGGCGCGCCCGCTCGATCCCCGCGCCACCTCCATCAGCGCCTCGCTCCGGGCAGTGCACTTCATCGCCGATTTTCCTGCGGATTGGACCGAGGAGCGGCTCGGCGCCGCCATCGCCCGGTTCGAGGAGTCGGCCCAGGCGACCGTCCGCCGCACCTCCCCCGGGAAGGGGAAGGACCGAAAGCGCGGCGAGAAGATTGCGCAGGGCAAGGCAAGGGAGATAGACCTGAAGGACATCGTGACCCACCTCGCCCTCGAGGGTGAACGGCGGGTCGCATTCAGCTTGAAGGCGGACCCGTCGGGGAGCGCCAAGCCAGCCGAGGTGCTGGCGGCGGTGTTCGGCGACGGAGCCCCGCCCAGGGGAGTCAAGGTCTTGAAGGAAGGCGTCAGCTTCGAGAGGACGACCAGCGCGCGACCGCAGGCCGGTATCCCCCGCGCGCCCCGTTACCTCGACGCCTGA
- a CDS encoding acylphosphatase — MSGAAKERVRVVVTGRVQGVAFRQSTADEALRIGGLTGWVRNRSDGSVEVLAEGERPALEALVRYCRRGPRLARVEDVQASWEAAQGGLAAFDIAF; from the coding sequence ATGAGCGGGGCGGCGAAGGAGCGGGTGCGGGTGGTCGTGACGGGCCGGGTGCAGGGCGTCGCCTTCCGCCAGTCGACCGCAGACGAGGCGCTCCGGATCGGCGGGCTCACGGGCTGGGTCCGCAACCGGTCCGACGGCTCCGTGGAGGTGCTGGCGGAGGGGGAGCGCCCGGCGCTGGAGGCGCTCGTGCGCTACTGCCGGCGGGGCCCTCGGCTCGCCCGGGTGGAGGACGTGCAGGCGAGCTGGGAGGCGGCCCAGGGCGGGCTCGCCGCGTTCGACATCGCGTTCTGA
- the ligA gene encoding NAD-dependent DNA ligase LigA, with product MTEPSAAERAEALRGQLRAADHAYYVLDQPILSDPEYDRLMRELAALEAEHPELARPDSPTQRVGGAPSERFGRVVHREPMLSLGNVQTDEELDELDARVHRLLGLPAEEPVRYVLEPKLDGLAVELVYEDGAFLQGSTRGDGVNGEDVTQNLRTVGRLGANRGIPARLAGAPRRLEVRGEVLLQKEHFAAMNQLLLRQGEEPFANPRNAAAGSLRQLDWRVTATRPLSFIAYEALVPGGDGGAPWRHHWEKLQALAAYGFETNPENRLCLGMGEVKAYRDRMADRRFELPYDTDGVVVKVDDLDWQRRLGAASKFPRWAAAFKYPPQEETTRVRQIWASVGRTGVLTPVVEVEPVRLSGATISRATLHNEDEMRRKDIRVGDLVLIRRAGEVIPEVVKSIPERRTGEEREFVFPEHCPVCGARVVREEGEKVYRCTGSACPAQLVGRLTHFAGRRAMDVDGLGEKLAAHLVSTGLVKDFADLYAVRFEDWQKAFGRNRKPAEGAKPQELPEKSAQNIVAQLERSKQTTLRRFLNALGIPQVGEATAATLARHFGAVEPFLAAGEEELTAVRDVGEETAREIRAWTGEPQNQEVVRRLLAAGVVAAPEPAAVGGFFAGKTVVLTGALARRSRDEAKAEIERRGGKVAGSVSRKTHLVVAGEESGSKLKKAQELGVRVVGEEEFERLLAGGEP from the coding sequence ATGACCGAGCCGAGCGCGGCGGAGCGCGCCGAGGCCCTCCGGGGGCAGCTCCGCGCCGCCGATCACGCCTACTACGTCCTCGACCAGCCGATCCTCTCCGACCCGGAGTACGACCGGCTCATGCGCGAGCTGGCCGCGCTGGAGGCGGAGCACCCCGAGCTCGCCCGCCCCGACTCGCCCACCCAGCGCGTGGGCGGCGCGCCCTCGGAGCGGTTCGGCCGGGTGGTGCACCGCGAGCCGATGCTCTCGCTCGGCAACGTCCAGACCGACGAGGAGCTGGACGAGCTCGACGCGCGCGTCCACCGCCTGCTCGGGCTGCCCGCCGAGGAGCCGGTCCGGTACGTGCTGGAGCCGAAGCTCGATGGGCTGGCGGTGGAGCTCGTCTACGAGGACGGCGCCTTCCTCCAGGGCTCCACCCGCGGCGACGGCGTGAACGGCGAGGACGTCACCCAGAACCTGCGGACGGTGGGGCGGCTGGGCGCGAACCGCGGCATCCCCGCGCGCCTCGCCGGCGCTCCGCGCCGCCTGGAGGTCCGGGGCGAGGTGCTGCTGCAGAAGGAGCACTTCGCCGCCATGAACCAGCTCCTCCTGCGGCAGGGCGAGGAGCCGTTCGCGAACCCGCGCAACGCCGCCGCCGGCTCGCTCCGGCAGCTCGACTGGCGCGTCACCGCCACCCGCCCGCTCTCCTTCATCGCCTACGAGGCGCTGGTGCCGGGCGGCGACGGCGGCGCCCCCTGGCGGCACCACTGGGAGAAGCTCCAGGCGCTGGCGGCCTACGGCTTCGAGACCAACCCCGAGAACCGGCTCTGCCTCGGCATGGGCGAGGTGAAGGCCTACCGCGACCGGATGGCGGACCGCCGCTTCGAGCTGCCCTACGACACCGACGGGGTGGTGGTGAAGGTGGACGACCTCGACTGGCAGCGCCGGCTGGGCGCGGCCTCGAAGTTCCCGCGCTGGGCGGCCGCCTTCAAGTACCCGCCGCAGGAGGAGACCACGCGCGTCCGGCAGATCTGGGCCTCGGTCGGCCGCACCGGGGTCCTCACGCCGGTGGTGGAGGTGGAGCCGGTGCGCCTGTCGGGCGCCACCATCTCGCGCGCGACCCTCCACAACGAGGACGAGATGCGGCGCAAGGACATCCGCGTCGGCGACCTCGTGCTCATCCGGCGCGCCGGCGAGGTGATCCCCGAGGTGGTGAAGTCGATCCCGGAGCGGCGCACCGGCGAGGAGCGGGAGTTCGTCTTTCCCGAGCACTGCCCGGTGTGCGGCGCGCGGGTGGTGCGCGAGGAGGGCGAGAAGGTCTACCGCTGCACCGGCTCGGCCTGCCCGGCGCAGCTCGTCGGGCGGCTCACGCACTTCGCCGGGCGCCGCGCCATGGACGTGGACGGGCTCGGCGAGAAGCTCGCCGCCCACCTCGTCTCGACCGGGCTGGTGAAGGACTTCGCCGACCTGTACGCGGTGCGCTTCGAGGACTGGCAGAAGGCGTTCGGCCGGAACCGGAAGCCGGCCGAGGGCGCGAAGCCGCAGGAGCTCCCCGAGAAGAGCGCCCAGAACATCGTGGCGCAGCTCGAGCGCTCCAAGCAGACCACGCTGCGCCGCTTCCTCAACGCGCTCGGCATCCCGCAGGTGGGCGAGGCGACGGCGGCGACGCTGGCCCGCCACTTCGGCGCCGTCGAGCCGTTCCTCGCCGCGGGCGAGGAGGAGCTCACCGCGGTGCGCGACGTCGGCGAGGAGACCGCGCGCGAGATCCGCGCCTGGACCGGCGAGCCGCAGAACCAGGAGGTGGTGCGCCGGCTGCTCGCGGCGGGCGTCGTCGCCGCGCCCGAGCCGGCCGCGGTGGGCGGCTTCTTCGCGGGCAAGACGGTGGTGCTCACGGGCGCGCTGGCCCGCCGCTCCCGGGACGAGGCCAAGGCGGAGATCGAGCGGCGCGGCGGCAAGGTGGCGGGCTCGGTCTCCAGGAAGACGCACCTGGTGGTGGCGGGCGAGGAGTCCGGGTCGAAGCTCAAGAAGGCGCAGGAGCTGGGCGTGCGGGTGGTCGGCGAGGAGGAGTTCGAGCGGCTGCTCGCCGGGGGGGAGCCATGA
- a CDS encoding pilin produces the protein MRSPRAAAHARGFTLIELMIVVGIIGLLSSVALPGYQKFQLRSRAAERSIVMVGLGRAVNDIVQNQQRVPPGLAGAWNPAAVPGVGKGRIDWSMAGWNQLPMLIQGDTYYSYSFAINDLTATGGPLTMTVTGVGDLDGDGATSTRTMSYLAKGYSFLPVSDLIIGSADTF, from the coding sequence ATGAGGTCACCTCGCGCCGCCGCTCATGCCCGCGGCTTCACGCTCATCGAGCTCATGATCGTGGTCGGGATCATCGGGCTCCTGTCCTCGGTCGCGCTCCCGGGCTACCAGAAGTTCCAGCTGCGCTCGCGCGCGGCGGAGCGCAGCATCGTGATGGTGGGCCTCGGCCGCGCCGTGAACGACATCGTCCAGAACCAGCAGCGCGTGCCGCCCGGCCTCGCGGGGGCCTGGAACCCCGCCGCGGTCCCCGGCGTCGGCAAGGGGCGCATCGACTGGAGCATGGCGGGCTGGAACCAGCTCCCGATGCTCATCCAGGGCGACACGTATTACAGCTACTCCTTCGCCATCAACGACCTGACCGCCACCGGCGGGCCGCTCACCATGACCGTGACCGGCGTCGGCGACCTCGACGGGGACGGCGCGACCAGCACGCGCACCATGTCGTATCTGGCGAAGGGCTACAGCTTCCTGCCGGTCTCGGACCTGATCATCGGCTCCGCCGACACCTTCTAG
- the rho gene encoding transcription termination factor Rho produces the protein MPAAAPAAPAASPSHTDLKHMKVAQLTELATSLHIEAAGALKKQDLIFAILQAQSKVAEEKKEEMEVGGEGTLEVLPDGFGFLRSPDFSYLPGPDDIYVSPSQIRRFNLRTGDTVRGTVRQPKEGERYFALLKVDSINGQPPEESQSKVLFDNLTPLYPTERLRLEHDPNEMTTRVVDLFAPIGKGQRCLIVSPPRAGKTVLLQNIAHAITTNHPEVTLIVLLIDERPEEVTDMERTVKGEVVSSTFDEPATRHVQVAEMVIEKARRLAEHKKDVVILLDSITRLARAYNSVVPPSGKILSGGVDSNALHKPKRFFGAARNIEEGGSLTIIGTALVDTGSRMDEVIFEEFKGTGNSEIVLDRKLMEKRIFPCMDIAKSGTRKEELLLPPAWLSKIYILRQTILNGLDNVEAMKFTLDKFRQVKNHDEFFKMMVGGGK, from the coding sequence ATGCCCGCTGCCGCTCCCGCCGCCCCCGCCGCCTCTCCCAGCCACACCGACCTCAAGCACATGAAGGTGGCGCAGCTCACCGAGCTCGCGACCTCGCTCCACATCGAGGCGGCCGGGGCCCTCAAGAAGCAGGACCTCATCTTCGCCATCCTCCAGGCGCAGTCGAAGGTGGCCGAGGAGAAGAAGGAGGAGATGGAGGTCGGCGGCGAGGGCACGCTCGAGGTGCTCCCGGACGGCTTCGGCTTCCTCCGCAGCCCGGACTTCAGCTACCTGCCCGGCCCCGACGACATCTACGTCTCGCCCTCGCAGATCCGGCGCTTCAACCTGCGCACCGGCGACACGGTGCGCGGCACGGTGCGCCAGCCCAAGGAGGGCGAGCGCTACTTCGCGCTGCTCAAGGTCGACTCGATCAACGGGCAGCCGCCGGAGGAGAGCCAGTCGAAGGTGCTCTTCGACAACCTGACGCCGCTCTACCCGACCGAGCGGCTCCGGCTCGAGCACGATCCGAACGAGATGACCACGCGGGTGGTCGATCTCTTCGCGCCCATCGGCAAGGGCCAGCGCTGCCTCATCGTCTCCCCGCCCCGCGCCGGCAAGACGGTGCTCCTGCAGAACATCGCGCACGCCATCACGACCAACCACCCCGAGGTCACCCTCATCGTCCTGCTCATCGACGAGCGGCCGGAGGAGGTGACCGACATGGAGCGGACGGTGAAGGGCGAGGTCGTCTCCTCGACCTTCGACGAGCCCGCCACGCGCCACGTCCAGGTGGCGGAGATGGTCATCGAGAAGGCGCGGCGGCTGGCCGAGCACAAGAAGGACGTCGTCATCCTGCTCGACTCGATCACCCGCCTGGCGCGCGCCTACAACTCGGTCGTCCCGCCCTCGGGCAAGATCCTCTCCGGCGGCGTCGACTCGAACGCGCTCCACAAGCCGAAGCGCTTCTTCGGCGCGGCGCGCAACATCGAGGAGGGCGGCTCGCTCACCATCATCGGCACCGCGCTCGTCGACACCGGCAGCCGCATGGACGAGGTGATCTTCGAGGAGTTCAAGGGCACCGGCAACTCGGAGATCGTGCTCGACCGCAAGCTGATGGAGAAGCGCATCTTCCCGTGCATGGACATCGCGAAGAGCGGCACGCGCAAGGAGGAGCTGCTCCTCCCCCCGGCGTGGCTCTCCAAGATCTACATCCTGCGCCAGACCATCCTGAACGGGCTCGACAACGTCGAGGCGATGAAGTTCACGCTCGACAAGTTCCGCCAGGTGAAGAACCACGACGAGTTCTTCAAGATGATGGTCGGCGGCGGCAAGTAG
- the rpmE gene encoding 50S ribosomal protein L31, protein MREGIHPDYKPAKVTCACGNVIETRSTRGDFHIEICANCHPFFTGKQKIMDTAGRIERFKTRYAATPAAPAKAEAKAAPAKKAEPKKAEASENRAAKRAKANAGKPKPKAEAKPAEAAPEAAPAAEGGETPTA, encoded by the coding sequence ATGCGCGAAGGCATCCACCCCGACTACAAGCCGGCCAAGGTCACCTGCGCCTGCGGGAACGTCATCGAGACCCGCTCGACCCGCGGCGACTTCCACATCGAGATCTGCGCCAACTGCCACCCGTTCTTCACGGGCAAGCAGAAGATCATGGACACCGCCGGCCGCATCGAGCGCTTCAAGACGCGCTACGCCGCGACCCCGGCCGCGCCCGCCAAGGCCGAGGCGAAGGCCGCCCCCGCCAAGAAGGCGGAGCCGAAGAAGGCCGAGGCCTCCGAGAACCGCGCCGCCAAGCGCGCCAAGGCGAACGCCGGCAAGCCGAAGCCCAAGGCCGAGGCGAAGCCCGCCGAGGCGGCTCCCGAGGCGGCCCCGGCCGCCGAGGGCGGCGAGACGCCGACCGCGTAG